A single region of the Triticum dicoccoides isolate Atlit2015 ecotype Zavitan chromosome 2B, WEW_v2.0, whole genome shotgun sequence genome encodes:
- the LOC119367954 gene encoding uncharacterized protein LOC119367954 isoform X1 has translation MAAPLHRLPTPPRPQVAPALHYLDPRRPIRIPTHLLPPSTLAAPVHHLVPRRRPPSTLACTRPPRSSRLLHICRLIPSSPGVSRHRAAPHRACLVPLCPLLRLDLPCPQLRSGWGSTNQGHVMEVLLRQPCTACSQRRGGIQTSEDYMFYAISAEYPEFSNKEKTLMLQFTVNHEQKLVCGGGYIKLLRDVLHQPVIAKEEAVLEEADYMFSCCEALDSSIYSFMF, from the exons ATGGCCGCCCCCCTGCATCGACTCCCCACACCTCCCCGCCCTCAAGTGGCTCCTGCCCTCCACTACCTGGATCCGCGTCGCCCCATCCGCATCCCCACCCACCTGCTGCCGCCATCCACTCTCGCCGCCCCCGTCCACCACCTCGTACCACGCCGCCGACCACCATCCACTCTCGCGTGCACACGACCTCCTCGCTCTTCGCGACTGCTCCACATATGCCGCCTGATTCCGTCGAGCCCCGGCGTCTCCCGCCACCGCGCAGCACCGCACCGAGCTTGCCTCGTCCCGCTGTGTCCTCTACTCCGGCTAGATCTGCCATGTCCG CAGCTGAGGAGCGGGTGGGGAAGCACCAACCAAGGCCATGTCATGGAGGTTCTGCTCAGGCAACCCTGCACTGCTTGCAGCCAACGCCGTGGAG GTATCCAAACCTCAGAGGACTACATGTTCTATGCCATCTCGGCGGAGTACCCTGAGTTCAGCAACAAGGAGAAGACACTCATGCTGCAGTTCACGGTGAATCATGAGCAAAAGCTTGTCTGCGGTGGTGGTTACATCAAGTTGCTTAGAG ATGTTTTGCATCAGCCTGTCATTGCTAAGGAAGAAGCAGTACTTGAAGAAGCAGACTACATGTTTTCTTGTTGTGAAGCACTAGATAGTTCTATTTATTCTTTCATGTTCTAG
- the LOC119367954 gene encoding uncharacterized protein LOC119367954 isoform X2, with amino-acid sequence MAAPLHRLPTPPRPQVAPALHYLDPRRPIRIPTHLLPPSTLAAPVHHLVPRRRPPSTLACTRPPRSSRLLHICRLIPSSPGVSRHRAAPHRACLVPLCPLLRLDLPCPLRSGWGSTNQGHVMEVLLRQPCTACSQRRGGIQTSEDYMFYAISAEYPEFSNKEKTLMLQFTVNHEQKLVCGGGYIKLLRDVLHQPVIAKEEAVLEEADYMFSCCEALDSSIYSFMF; translated from the exons ATGGCCGCCCCCCTGCATCGACTCCCCACACCTCCCCGCCCTCAAGTGGCTCCTGCCCTCCACTACCTGGATCCGCGTCGCCCCATCCGCATCCCCACCCACCTGCTGCCGCCATCCACTCTCGCCGCCCCCGTCCACCACCTCGTACCACGCCGCCGACCACCATCCACTCTCGCGTGCACACGACCTCCTCGCTCTTCGCGACTGCTCCACATATGCCGCCTGATTCCGTCGAGCCCCGGCGTCTCCCGCCACCGCGCAGCACCGCACCGAGCTTGCCTCGTCCCGCTGTGTCCTCTACTCCGGCTAGATCTGCCATGTCCG CTGAGGAGCGGGTGGGGAAGCACCAACCAAGGCCATGTCATGGAGGTTCTGCTCAGGCAACCCTGCACTGCTTGCAGCCAACGCCGTGGAG GTATCCAAACCTCAGAGGACTACATGTTCTATGCCATCTCGGCGGAGTACCCTGAGTTCAGCAACAAGGAGAAGACACTCATGCTGCAGTTCACGGTGAATCATGAGCAAAAGCTTGTCTGCGGTGGTGGTTACATCAAGTTGCTTAGAG ATGTTTTGCATCAGCCTGTCATTGCTAAGGAAGAAGCAGTACTTGAAGAAGCAGACTACATGTTTTCTTGTTGTGAAGCACTAGATAGTTCTATTTATTCTTTCATGTTCTAG